From the genome of Leptolyngbya iicbica LK, one region includes:
- a CDS encoding F0F1 ATP synthase subunit gamma has translation MQTPEALKSQIGSTADLQSVVKTMKAQAAVSIQQYEAALASLQQYSHTLELGLQILLQQSASVAPPAALAPASSSPDPLGIILFGSDQGLCGQFNQQIAQYLDRYLGDPPIAIAEQRHLAVVGARPLPTLQELGLRIDETFAVPSNVDGITATVQDLLLMIDRWQTHWGTIGSRGLVPNQRILLFYNRPTSSVAYESVIVQPLPLDEAWLAQLRQRPWPSRRLPTPLMDPETLFFKLVRQYLFISLYQALAASLASENASRLAAMQAAESNIDDRLEDLTRQYRQQRQSAITAELLDVISGFEALTGQ, from the coding sequence ATGCAAACCCCTGAAGCCCTCAAGTCGCAAATCGGCAGCACCGCAGATCTGCAATCGGTGGTCAAAACTATGAAAGCCCAGGCGGCAGTTAGCATTCAGCAGTACGAAGCGGCCCTGGCTTCCCTGCAGCAATATTCCCACACCCTCGAGCTGGGACTGCAAATTTTGCTCCAGCAGTCAGCCTCGGTCGCGCCGCCGGCGGCGTTGGCCCCAGCCTCGTCTTCACCCGATCCGTTAGGCATCATTTTATTTGGGTCTGATCAGGGCTTGTGCGGGCAGTTTAATCAGCAAATTGCCCAGTACCTCGATCGCTACCTGGGCGATCCGCCGATCGCGATCGCTGAACAGCGCCACCTTGCCGTCGTCGGTGCTCGCCCTCTGCCGACGCTGCAAGAGTTGGGCCTGCGAATCGACGAAACCTTTGCCGTACCCAGCAATGTTGATGGCATTACCGCCACCGTTCAAGACCTGTTGCTGATGATCGATCGCTGGCAAACCCACTGGGGAACGATTGGCTCGCGTGGCCTGGTGCCCAACCAACGGATTCTGCTGTTTTATAACCGGCCTACGTCGAGCGTCGCCTACGAATCTGTGATTGTGCAGCCGCTACCCCTTGATGAAGCTTGGCTGGCTCAACTGCGGCAGCGCCCCTGGCCCAGTCGCCGCTTACCTACCCCCCTGATGGATCCGGAAACCCTGTTTTTCAAGCTCGTGCGACAATACCTGTTCATTTCGCTGTATCAGGCTCTGGCGGCCTCCCTCGCGAGCGAAAATGCCAGCCGCCTTGCCGCCATGCAGGCCGCCGAAAGCAACATTGACGACCGTCTCGAAGACCTCACCCGGCAATATCGCCAGCAGCGCCAAAGCGCCATCACCGCCGAGCTCCTGGATGTCATCTCTGGCTTCGAAGCCTTGACCGGACAATAA
- a CDS encoding alternate F1F0 ATPase, F1 subunit alpha: MLTALLHDTLDALLQRDRDPVPQLREVGTIASISESIATVTGLPHTQADELLMFRGQVPGIAFNLDADELGVILLGASDHLEVGQRVERTGRVVDVPVGDALLGRVIDPTGRPLDGLGAIAAKERRPIERAAPPFIHRAPVKVPLQTGLKVVDALIPVGRGQRELIVGDRQTGKTAIAVDTILNQHDQDMICIYCAIGQRASAIANVIATLRDRDALDYSLVMMSTGEDPPALQYITPYAATTVAEYFMDQGRDVLVVYDDLTRHAWAYRELSLLLRRPPGREAYPGDIFYIHSRLLERSTRLKPEYGGGSLTALPIVETQAQNLAAYIPTNLISITDGQIYLSPEQFQQGILPAVEVGKSVSRVGGKTQLPAYRDVAGDLRLSYSQYKEMEVFARFGTQLDDDTRHTLARGRRVQEVLKQRQAEPLAAAEQIAVLLALAEGELDGVPLADIQRVTAAIRQAVRWERADLCDQIEAGENLSDRDRAALLAVAAQAVDDAIAAAPSPSSPADSEV, encoded by the coding sequence ATGCTCACCGCCCTGCTCCATGACACCCTCGACGCGCTACTCCAGCGCGATCGCGATCCAGTCCCCCAACTCCGGGAAGTGGGGACGATCGCCTCGATTAGCGAAAGCATCGCCACGGTTACGGGGCTGCCTCACACCCAGGCCGATGAGTTGCTGATGTTTCGGGGGCAGGTACCGGGGATTGCTTTTAACCTTGACGCGGATGAGCTGGGGGTGATTTTGTTGGGGGCGAGTGACCACCTGGAGGTCGGCCAGCGGGTAGAGCGCACCGGGCGGGTGGTGGATGTACCGGTCGGGGATGCCTTGCTGGGGCGGGTGATTGATCCGACGGGCAGACCGTTGGATGGGCTGGGGGCCATTGCCGCCAAAGAACGCCGACCGATTGAGCGGGCAGCCCCGCCGTTTATCCATCGCGCCCCGGTCAAGGTGCCGTTGCAAACGGGGCTGAAGGTGGTGGATGCGCTGATTCCGGTGGGGCGGGGCCAGCGGGAACTGATTGTGGGCGATCGCCAGACCGGCAAAACGGCGATCGCGGTGGATACCATTCTCAATCAGCATGATCAGGACATGATTTGCATCTACTGTGCGATTGGGCAGCGGGCGAGTGCGATCGCCAACGTCATTGCCACCCTGCGCGATCGCGACGCGCTGGACTACAGTCTGGTGATGATGTCTACGGGCGAAGATCCCCCGGCGCTGCAATACATCACCCCCTACGCCGCCACCACTGTGGCGGAATACTTTATGGATCAGGGGCGCGATGTGCTGGTGGTGTACGACGACCTGACCCGCCACGCCTGGGCCTATCGCGAACTGTCGCTGCTGCTGCGTCGGCCCCCCGGGCGCGAGGCGTACCCCGGCGATATTTTCTACATTCATTCGCGACTGCTGGAGCGATCGACCCGGCTGAAACCAGAGTATGGCGGCGGTTCTCTCACGGCGCTGCCGATTGTGGAAACCCAGGCGCAAAACCTGGCGGCGTACATTCCCACGAATTTGATTTCCATCACCGACGGTCAGATTTATCTGTCCCCAGAACAATTTCAGCAGGGAATTTTGCCCGCCGTGGAAGTGGGAAAATCGGTGTCGCGGGTGGGCGGCAAAACGCAACTCCCCGCCTATCGCGATGTTGCGGGAGATCTGCGGCTGTCCTATTCCCAATACAAAGAGATGGAGGTATTTGCTCGCTTTGGCACCCAGCTCGACGACGATACTCGCCACACCCTGGCGCGGGGGCGGCGGGTGCAAGAGGTGTTGAAGCAGCGCCAAGCCGAACCCCTGGCTGCTGCTGAGCAAATCGCGGTCTTGCTCGCCCTGGCTGAAGGGGAACTGGATGGGGTGCCCTTAGCGGATATTCAGCGGGTGACAGCGGCCATTCGGCAGGCGGTGCGCTGGGAACGGGCGGACCTTTGCGACCAAATTGAGGCGGGGGAAAACTTGTCCGATCGCGATCGCGCTGCCCTACTCGCCGTGGCCGCCCAAGCCGTTGATGATGCGATCGCCGCCGCGCCATCCCCATCGTCCCCCGCAGATAGTGAGGTCTAA
- a CDS encoding F0F1 ATP synthase subunit B family protein has protein sequence MLIDWFTVIAQIINFLILLFLLHRFLYQPILKTIDQRQDQMQARWDAAEAEQVKAAAAAKEYHQAQRALEAQREQLLSQAQAEAAALRHQEVQQAQAELAHKRQQWATALAHEQHSLLTDLQAEFGAQMVAIVRRVLQDIANTDLEAQTVYAFQQKLRGLDDGQRRAIATAFADHPVTVQTSDDLSEASQAALCQTLRETHLLNGQAIHFERSPQLLCGIRLQNDAYDLAWSAEDYLQALEKTMRSAQSDSHSQGQSARS, from the coding sequence ATGCTGATTGACTGGTTTACGGTCATCGCCCAGATCATCAACTTTCTGATCCTGCTGTTTTTGCTGCATCGGTTTTTGTACCAGCCGATTCTCAAAACGATTGATCAGCGACAAGACCAAATGCAGGCGCGGTGGGATGCCGCCGAGGCCGAACAAGTGAAAGCGGCGGCGGCAGCGAAGGAATATCACCAAGCTCAGCGAGCCCTGGAAGCCCAGCGCGAGCAACTGCTCAGTCAGGCCCAAGCCGAAGCGGCAGCGCTGCGCCACCAAGAAGTGCAGCAAGCTCAAGCCGAACTCGCGCACAAACGCCAGCAATGGGCTACCGCCTTGGCCCATGAGCAACACAGCCTTTTGACCGATTTGCAAGCCGAATTTGGCGCACAGATGGTCGCGATCGTGCGGCGAGTGCTGCAGGATATTGCCAACACCGATTTAGAAGCGCAAACTGTCTACGCCTTTCAACAAAAGCTGCGTGGGTTGGATGATGGGCAGCGGCGGGCGATCGCTACAGCCTTTGCTGATCATCCCGTCACCGTACAAACCAGTGACGACCTCTCCGAGGCCAGCCAGGCCGCGCTATGCCAAACCCTGCGTGAGACTCATCTGCTGAATGGGCAAGCCATCCACTTCGAGCGATCGCCCCAACTCCTCTGCGGCATCCGGCTACAAAATGACGCCTATGACCTTGCCTGGAGTGCCGAAGATTATTTGCAGGCGTTGGAAAAAACAATGAGATCGGCCCAATCTGATTCTCATTCCCAAGGCCAATCGGCTCGTTCTTGA